A stretch of the Glutamicibacter sp. JL.03c genome encodes the following:
- a CDS encoding NUDIX hydrolase, whose product MVRRIFELPPHQIPTAENWFTFGSRTPRSPRRASSVCLVRDCSKGVETYLTFRPGGSPLGNVAFPGGSHEASDRAGYQWFGPSLSQWSKRMDVLDQQLVQAHIVCAIRELFEETGILLAGTDEQSIVEMADPEEWMSAREAIAGQDLSFDEFLRRRGLGLRTDLLRPVSHWLNPNFALRRFDTWYFAATVPNRQEPSLLRGKGKWGRWQVASKVLAQRNTSELGDEVGQPNTVGLNLSRISYPAVEMMLEAMSDANGVVAYLSRARSLDLKHPDLLVRDGIYYLEVLGSMSAESSRPWQATAGH is encoded by the coding sequence ATGGTGCGCAGGATCTTTGAGCTGCCACCACACCAGATCCCCACAGCCGAGAATTGGTTCACCTTCGGCTCCCGCACGCCCAGGAGTCCGCGCCGCGCATCCTCGGTGTGCCTCGTAAGGGACTGTTCGAAGGGCGTGGAGACTTACCTGACCTTCCGGCCCGGCGGCTCCCCGCTGGGCAACGTGGCCTTTCCGGGAGGCAGTCATGAAGCCAGCGACCGGGCCGGCTACCAGTGGTTCGGCCCGAGCCTGTCACAGTGGTCCAAGCGGATGGACGTCCTGGACCAGCAGCTGGTCCAAGCGCATATCGTGTGCGCCATTCGAGAGCTCTTCGAAGAAACCGGAATCCTGCTGGCCGGCACCGACGAGCAATCCATTGTCGAAATGGCTGATCCCGAAGAGTGGATGAGCGCCCGCGAAGCGATTGCGGGCCAGGATCTCTCCTTCGACGAATTTCTCCGCCGCCGCGGCCTGGGCCTGCGCACGGACTTGCTGCGCCCCGTCTCGCACTGGCTGAATCCCAATTTTGCGCTGCGCAGATTTGATACGTGGTATTTTGCTGCCACCGTCCCCAATCGCCAGGAACCGTCGTTGCTCCGAGGCAAGGGCAAGTGGGGCCGCTGGCAAGTGGCCAGCAAGGTTTTGGCGCAACGCAATACCAGCGAGCTGGGCGATGAGGTGGGACAGCCGAACACCGTAGGGCTGAACCTGTCGAGGATCAGCTATCCAGCGGTGGAAATGATGCTCGAAGCAATGTCCGACGCCAACGGAGTCGTCGCATATTTGTCGCGGGCACGCTCCCTGGATTTGAAACATCCTGACTTACTGGTGCGTGACGGCATTTATTATCTGGAAGTTCTCGGCTCAATGAGTGCCGAATCGTCCCGTCCATGGCAAGCTACCGCGGGCCATTAA
- a CDS encoding metallophosphoesterase, translating into MVEHKTFAASLRHAAGTTALAAGGAVALGGALLGYGMLETQKFGLRRETLGVLPRGAADIKVLHLSDIHMVPGQETKIQWLRELADLEPDFVINTGDNLSHRKAIPSLLKALEPLMAFPGAFVPGSNCYYAPKLKNPFKYFARNEGIPNPSSRDQLPFEDMHRAFGSAGWVNMSNRSHSMVLNGLRLDLSGVDDPHINRDRFAGWPRGSSTSDQAPHVRIALTHAPYQRVLDQFTEAKADVIFAGHTHGGQVCIPGYGALVSNCDLPTWRARGLSDWDYAGNSVPLNVSAGLGTSRFAPIRFACPPEAILVTLTGRN; encoded by the coding sequence ATGGTTGAACACAAAACATTTGCTGCATCACTACGTCATGCGGCCGGCACAACTGCTCTGGCGGCTGGTGGCGCTGTGGCCTTGGGTGGTGCACTCCTGGGCTATGGAATGCTGGAGACCCAGAAGTTCGGTCTTCGCCGCGAAACCCTGGGCGTCCTACCCCGAGGTGCCGCCGACATCAAGGTACTGCACCTCTCGGACATCCATATGGTTCCGGGACAGGAAACCAAGATCCAATGGCTGCGGGAACTGGCTGACCTCGAACCTGACTTCGTGATCAACACCGGCGACAATCTCAGCCACCGAAAAGCAATTCCTTCGTTGCTAAAGGCACTGGAGCCCCTTATGGCCTTCCCCGGCGCCTTCGTACCCGGGTCCAACTGCTACTACGCGCCCAAGCTCAAGAACCCGTTCAAGTACTTCGCGCGCAACGAGGGCATCCCCAATCCGTCCTCGCGGGATCAGCTTCCCTTCGAAGACATGCACCGGGCTTTCGGCTCCGCCGGTTGGGTGAATATGTCCAACCGTTCGCATTCAATGGTCCTGAACGGGCTGCGCCTGGACTTGAGCGGCGTGGATGATCCGCATATCAATCGCGACCGCTTCGCAGGCTGGCCACGCGGTTCCTCGACCAGCGACCAGGCTCCCCATGTTCGCATCGCGTTGACGCACGCTCCATACCAGCGGGTCCTGGACCAGTTCACCGAAGCGAAGGCCGATGTCATCTTTGCCGGGCACACCCATGGCGGACAGGTCTGCATCCCCGGCTACGGCGCACTGGTGTCCAATTGCGATCTGCCAACGTGGCGCGCCCGGGGCCTGAGCGATTGGGACTACGCAGGCAACTCTGTTCCCCTGAATGTCTCCGCCGGATTGGGAACCTCACGCTTTGCGCCGATTCGCTTTGCTTGCCCGCCAGAGGCAATTCTGGTGACGCTCACCGGACGCAATTAG
- a CDS encoding RidA family protein: MQDATSSRVEARLTELGYTLPDVAKPVAAYLPAVTTGNYVYTSGQLPLIKGELPVVGKVGAEVSAEEAKAQAQVAALNALAAIKAEIGDLDRIRRIVKVVGFVASAPAFTGQPGVINGASEFFGEVLGDAGLHSRSAVGVAVLPLDAPVEVEVIAEFE, encoded by the coding sequence ATGCAAGATGCGACTTCCTCGCGTGTCGAAGCACGACTGACCGAACTGGGTTACACCCTGCCAGACGTTGCCAAGCCCGTTGCTGCGTACCTGCCAGCAGTCACCACCGGCAACTATGTTTACACCTCTGGTCAGCTTCCGCTGATTAAGGGTGAACTCCCAGTTGTGGGAAAGGTTGGCGCTGAGGTTTCAGCAGAAGAGGCCAAGGCCCAGGCACAGGTTGCCGCACTGAACGCGCTGGCTGCCATCAAGGCCGAGATCGGTGACCTAGATCGCATTAGGCGCATCGTGAAGGTTGTCGGATTCGTGGCGTCGGCACCGGCGTTCACTGGACAGCCAGGAGTCATCAACGGCGCGTCCGAATTCTTCGGTGAAGTGCTCGGGGATGCAGGCCTGCATTCACGTTCCGCAGTGGGTGTAGCAGTGCTGCCGCTGGACGCTCCCGTCGAGGTTGAGGTCATCGCGGAATTTGAGTAG
- a CDS encoding transglycosylase domain-containing protein yields the protein MAAKKSPFFDTATTLGKVVAFFGISALCGVLAAGMLVPVAAIAKTGLTTGNNIVSALPSSFEKLPISEPSTILDADGKTIANFYQQNREPVKIDDISPYMRKAIVSVEDERFYEHKGVDPQGIARAIVGNLTSSSRSGASTLTQQYVNNLLVNNQELTGSEESTISGQKDYAAKIRELKYAVAIEKEMSKDEILEGYLNLVLFSGREYGVQAAAQRFYSVDAKDLNVQQSAMLAGMVQLPNVYNPINNPERSLDRRNKVLGNMYRTGAISKKEYDDAVKSGLELKPSTSPSGCSSAEDNAYFCDYVVNLILSDDTYGKTKEDREGLLYRGGLTIKTTLNSELNKKAAADARKAIDPNAKSNKDIHSSIVSVQPGTGNILTMAQNTTYGPDSKNSGSSTYYNFAVERSLGGAGGFQGGSTMKPYTTLGWLTEGNRMSDTINAKKQAFQPGTKFRASCLPGGTATVGSKWEPKNASPGFYRRMTVDTGLYWSINTATVQEAFRTDLCTIADYTKRLGVLDQDADNGQPGPISPANPSFIIGSANITPLSQAAAFATFANKGEYCKPRAMTSVVDKDNNEYKVPQETCSQEIDPAYVADLNGTLKKIATKRVSKGRVEGPIAGKTGTNNYATSTWFVGYTTGIATATWVGRLNGKAANETNELHGAIINDEQAPAMVDSSTYAAPLWVDFMEEAVLQYERKGFGKAGNRPDPVVPDTPDGAMSDGEKEDAAAAKARAAAEARERAEAEAREEAEAKQKAAEEKQKAEEEKKEAEEKKEAEEEKKEAEEKKKEAEEDKKKSQKSSQPNPPKSSD from the coding sequence ATGGCAGCCAAGAAGTCCCCCTTTTTTGATACCGCCACCACCCTTGGGAAAGTCGTTGCATTCTTCGGAATCAGCGCCCTGTGTGGTGTGCTCGCAGCAGGCATGCTCGTGCCCGTTGCGGCGATCGCAAAAACCGGTTTGACCACCGGTAACAACATTGTTAGCGCGCTTCCGAGTTCGTTCGAAAAGCTTCCGATTTCGGAGCCTTCGACGATCCTCGATGCCGACGGCAAGACCATCGCGAATTTCTATCAGCAGAATCGCGAACCCGTGAAGATTGATGACATCTCGCCTTATATGCGCAAGGCCATCGTTTCCGTGGAAGATGAACGCTTCTACGAGCACAAGGGTGTTGACCCCCAGGGCATCGCCCGTGCCATCGTCGGAAACCTCACCTCGTCTTCCCGTTCGGGTGCATCGACGCTGACTCAGCAGTACGTGAACAACCTCTTGGTGAACAACCAGGAGCTCACTGGCTCTGAGGAATCGACCATTTCCGGTCAGAAGGATTACGCGGCCAAGATCCGCGAGCTCAAATACGCGGTGGCTATCGAAAAGGAAATGTCCAAGGACGAAATCCTTGAAGGCTACTTGAACCTGGTGCTGTTCTCGGGTCGCGAGTACGGCGTTCAGGCCGCAGCCCAGCGCTTCTACTCTGTTGATGCCAAGGACTTGAACGTCCAGCAGTCCGCCATGCTCGCCGGCATGGTCCAGCTGCCGAATGTCTACAACCCGATCAACAATCCAGAGCGCTCCCTTGACCGTCGCAACAAGGTGCTGGGCAACATGTACCGCACCGGCGCGATCAGCAAGAAAGAATACGACGATGCGGTGAAGTCCGGGCTTGAGCTCAAGCCAAGCACTTCACCATCGGGTTGCTCTTCCGCTGAGGACAACGCGTATTTCTGTGACTATGTCGTCAACTTGATTCTCAGCGACGACACTTACGGCAAGACCAAGGAAGACCGCGAAGGTCTTCTGTACCGTGGCGGCCTGACGATCAAGACCACCTTGAACAGCGAGCTGAACAAGAAGGCTGCCGCCGATGCTCGCAAGGCTATTGATCCGAACGCCAAGTCCAACAAGGACATCCACTCGTCGATTGTTTCGGTTCAGCCCGGTACCGGCAACATCTTGACCATGGCACAGAACACCACCTATGGTCCGGACAGCAAGAACTCCGGTTCAAGCACCTACTACAACTTCGCAGTGGAACGCTCGCTGGGTGGCGCTGGTGGCTTCCAGGGCGGCTCGACCATGAAGCCTTACACGACCTTGGGTTGGCTCACCGAGGGCAACCGCATGAGCGATACCATCAACGCGAAGAAGCAGGCCTTCCAGCCAGGAACCAAGTTCCGCGCATCCTGCCTTCCTGGTGGCACCGCAACAGTTGGCAGCAAATGGGAGCCAAAAAACGCTTCCCCGGGCTTCTACCGCCGCATGACCGTTGACACCGGCCTCTACTGGTCCATCAACACCGCGACAGTCCAGGAAGCGTTCCGAACCGACCTGTGCACCATCGCCGACTACACCAAGCGCTTGGGCGTCTTGGACCAGGATGCAGACAATGGCCAGCCGGGCCCCATCAGCCCAGCCAACCCATCGTTCATCATCGGTTCAGCCAACATCACTCCGCTCTCGCAGGCAGCAGCTTTTGCGACCTTCGCCAACAAGGGTGAATACTGCAAGCCACGTGCAATGACCAGCGTCGTCGACAAGGACAACAACGAGTACAAGGTTCCCCAGGAAACCTGCTCCCAGGAAATTGATCCGGCCTACGTCGCAGATCTAAACGGCACGCTGAAGAAGATTGCTACCAAGCGCGTTTCGAAGGGTCGCGTTGAAGGCCCGATCGCAGGCAAGACCGGTACTAACAACTACGCCACTTCGACTTGGTTTGTTGGTTACACCACCGGCATCGCGACCGCTACCTGGGTAGGCCGCCTGAATGGCAAGGCCGCAAACGAAACGAACGAGCTGCATGGCGCAATCATCAATGATGAGCAAGCTCCTGCCATGGTTGACTCTTCGACCTATGCAGCCCCGTTGTGGGTCGACTTCATGGAGGAAGCAGTCCTCCAATACGAGCGCAAGGGCTTTGGCAAAGCTGGCAACCGCCCGGATCCGGTAGTTCCGGACACTCCAGATGGCGCAATGTCTGATGGCGAAAAGGAAGACGCAGCAGCTGCCAAGGCTAGGGCCGCCGCAGAGGCCCGCGAGCGGGCCGAAGCTGAAGCGCGCGAAGAGGCTGAGGCTAAGCAGAAGGCAGCCGAGGAAAAGCAGAAGGCTGAAGAAGAGAAGAAGGAAGCCGAGGAAAAGAAGGAAGCCGAGGAGGAGAAGAAGGAAGCGGAAGAAAAGAAGAAGGAAGCCGAGGAAGACAAGAAGAAATCGCAGAAGTCTTCCCAGCCCAACCCTCCGAAGTCCTCCGATTAG
- a CDS encoding Crp/Fnr family transcriptional regulator, which yields MDIEVLRRAPLFASLGDEVFAALTEELTEVDLSRGASVFREGDQGDRLYFIVSGKIKLGRTSSDGRENLIAVLGPGELFGEMALFDPHPRNATATAVSETRLAGLSHENMRKAILNSPEVSIQLLQALAARLRRTNESLADLVFSDVPGRVAKALLDLADRFGRPATDGILVAHELTQEELAQLVGASRETVNKALAEFVQRGWLRLEARAVVILDIQRLRQRSR from the coding sequence ATGGATATCGAGGTACTGCGTCGCGCGCCACTGTTTGCGTCGCTTGGTGATGAAGTATTCGCCGCGCTCACCGAAGAATTGACCGAGGTTGATCTGTCCCGCGGTGCATCGGTGTTCCGTGAAGGCGATCAGGGCGACCGCCTGTACTTCATCGTTTCGGGCAAGATCAAGCTGGGCCGCACCTCTTCGGATGGTCGCGAAAACCTGATTGCTGTTCTTGGCCCAGGCGAACTGTTTGGCGAGATGGCCCTATTCGATCCACACCCACGCAATGCAACGGCAACCGCTGTTTCGGAAACCCGACTGGCTGGCCTGAGCCACGAGAACATGCGCAAGGCGATCCTGAACTCCCCTGAGGTCTCGATCCAGCTGCTGCAGGCTCTGGCTGCCCGTCTGCGTCGCACCAACGAGTCCCTCGCGGACTTGGTCTTCTCCGATGTTCCTGGCCGTGTTGCCAAGGCTCTGCTTGATCTTGCTGACCGCTTCGGCCGCCCGGCAACCGACGGCATCCTGGTAGCTCACGAGCTGACCCAGGAAGAGCTGGCCCAGCTGGTTGGCGCATCGCGTGAAACCGTAAACAAGGCTTTGGCTGAATTCGTTCAGCGCGGCTGGCTACGCCTGGAAGCACGCGCCGTCGTGATCCTGGACATCCAGCGTCTGCGTCAGCGTTCACGCTAA
- a CDS encoding ABC transporter ATP-binding protein encodes MAQAQQVDSKDPVPLSATLKRLYPFVKPILPRLFCGFLCALGAGIVALVIPQVLAWLVNSVLHRDGDSSEVWISVAIVAALGFVEALLIYLRRQFVLTPAAGLETKMRIRFYRHLQRLPVAFHERWGSGQLLSRSMSDLSLLRRWLAFGAMMLVVETVTVITGLILMFTHSWILGLLYLLGSIPIAIQAYRFRNKFRAASRLSQDQAGDLATAVEESVHGIRVIKAFGRGPHIFEGFNTQAKSLQETEIAKAKTLATFLLTVVAVPETILGIGLFIGIAQVASGTLSVGSLVAYFAIAAVIAGPVEGMGMLLGMTLSTKTALDRHFEVMDAANDIVSPEQPKVPQQPDGTVALRHVRFAYADTAGTHRPILADIDLQIRPGETMALVGITGSGKSTLLNLIPRLHEATAGEVLIHGQNVKDWDLDQLRTEIAVAFEDTTLFSTTIRDNVLLGAPESLDGEEREALLAEALDVAQAHFTYSLPQGVDTLIGEEGLSLSGGQRQRIALARAIAARPRVLVLDDPLSALDVRTEELVTEKLREVLAGTTTLIVAHRPSTVMLADRVALLRDGRIDAVGSHTHLLSTNEHYRFVIASLDDEELSTTEEA; translated from the coding sequence GTGGCGCAAGCACAACAGGTCGACTCTAAGGACCCGGTTCCGCTCTCCGCAACGCTAAAGCGGCTTTACCCGTTTGTGAAGCCAATACTCCCCCGGCTGTTCTGCGGATTCCTCTGCGCGCTCGGTGCCGGAATCGTGGCCTTGGTCATCCCGCAGGTGCTGGCATGGCTCGTGAACTCCGTGTTGCACCGAGACGGCGACTCCTCCGAGGTCTGGATTTCCGTTGCCATCGTCGCTGCCTTGGGTTTTGTTGAAGCACTGCTGATCTACCTGCGCCGTCAATTCGTGCTGACCCCGGCCGCCGGCCTGGAAACAAAGATGCGCATCCGGTTCTACAGGCACCTTCAGCGCCTCCCGGTTGCATTCCACGAGCGTTGGGGATCGGGCCAGTTGCTCTCGCGCTCCATGTCGGATCTCTCGCTGCTGCGGCGCTGGCTCGCCTTCGGCGCGATGATGCTCGTCGTGGAAACCGTCACGGTCATTACCGGCTTGATCCTGATGTTCACCCACTCGTGGATTCTGGGATTGCTCTACCTTTTGGGCTCGATCCCCATAGCCATCCAGGCCTACCGCTTCCGCAATAAGTTCCGCGCCGCCAGCCGCCTGAGCCAAGACCAAGCCGGCGATCTCGCCACAGCGGTAGAAGAATCCGTGCACGGCATTCGCGTGATCAAGGCCTTTGGCCGCGGGCCGCACATTTTCGAAGGCTTCAACACCCAGGCCAAGTCGCTGCAGGAAACGGAAATCGCCAAAGCCAAAACCCTGGCCACCTTCCTGCTCACCGTCGTCGCAGTCCCGGAAACCATTTTGGGTATCGGCCTGTTCATCGGCATCGCCCAGGTCGCCAGCGGAACGTTGAGCGTCGGTTCCCTGGTCGCCTACTTTGCCATCGCCGCCGTCATCGCCGGGCCTGTCGAAGGCATGGGCATGCTGCTGGGAATGACGCTGAGCACCAAGACCGCGCTGGACCGCCACTTTGAAGTCATGGACGCGGCCAACGACATCGTCTCCCCCGAACAGCCCAAGGTCCCGCAGCAGCCTGATGGCACTGTGGCCCTGCGCCATGTGCGCTTTGCCTACGCCGACACCGCTGGCACGCATCGGCCGATCCTGGCCGATATCGATCTTCAGATCCGCCCGGGCGAAACCATGGCCCTGGTCGGCATCACCGGGTCGGGCAAATCGACCCTGCTGAACCTGATTCCCCGATTGCATGAAGCGACCGCCGGCGAGGTCTTGATCCATGGACAGAACGTCAAGGACTGGGACCTCGATCAGCTGCGCACCGAGATTGCGGTGGCTTTCGAAGACACCACGCTGTTCTCCACCACCATCCGGGACAACGTCCTGCTGGGCGCGCCGGAATCCCTGGATGGGGAAGAACGCGAAGCACTGCTCGCTGAGGCCCTCGACGTCGCCCAAGCCCACTTCACCTACTCTCTGCCCCAAGGCGTCGACACGCTCATCGGAGAAGAAGGGCTCTCCCTCTCCGGCGGACAGCGCCAGCGTATCGCCCTGGCTCGCGCCATCGCGGCCCGTCCGAGAGTGCTGGTCCTCGATGACCCGCTCTCGGCACTCGACGTGCGAACCGAAGAACTAGTCACCGAAAAGCTGCGCGAGGTCCTCGCCGGAACCACCACCCTGATCGTGGCGCACCGCCCCTCCACCGTGATGCTGGCAGACCGCGTGGCATTGCTCCGCGACGGCCGCATTGATGCGGTGGGCAGCCACACCCACCTGCTGAGCACGAACGAACATTACCGATTTGTCATTGCCAGCCTGGATGACGAAGAACTATCAACCACCGAGGAGGCCTGA
- a CDS encoding ABC transporter ATP-binding protein: MSKPLGVANEDSIKLSAADRKVVRQRSFRLLAALALPQKKLFILTVVLVLVSNAARVLLPIIIAFAIDWTLPQVREGNWGALGITGAGYIVCAILSGVLLAWYINSAAKISQAMLLDLRQQVFRHTQRLSLEFHENYTSGRIISRQTSDLETLRELLDQGVSELASSCVFIVFTLISIFLLDWQSGLVVCIAAVPVAILFFWYQRRSEVLYRESRVVSAKVISTFVETMTGIRAVKAFRRERANDENYQGIAEKYRDNSVRSFNLFGILQPGLVLIGNLAVAALLAYGGFRIMNGSMEVGAMVAILLASKRLFQPVEHIAMFYSSLQSATAALEKVSGLLEEEPTVLEPEHPKSIRKVSGDLQFKDAVFGYGDGPIIMEEFDLHIPAGQTVAVVGQTGAGKSTLAKLIARFYDLRSGTLNLDSVPIKELSNKELRQHVVMVTQEAFLFSGSVAENIALGRPGASMEDIHAAALAVGAHEFILDLPEGYDTDVNKRGGRVSAGQRQLISFARAFLADPAVLILDEATSSLDIPSERAVQRGLQTLLGNRTALIIAHRLSTVQIADRVLVVHDGKIAEDGTPQQLIADNGHFAALHKAWTDSLV, encoded by the coding sequence ATGAGTAAGCCACTAGGTGTCGCCAACGAGGACTCCATCAAGCTTTCCGCTGCTGATCGCAAGGTCGTGCGCCAGCGATCTTTCCGCCTGCTCGCTGCCCTCGCCTTGCCGCAGAAGAAGCTCTTCATCCTCACAGTCGTGTTGGTCCTGGTTTCCAACGCGGCACGCGTGCTGTTGCCAATCATCATCGCCTTTGCCATCGATTGGACCCTGCCACAGGTCCGCGAGGGCAACTGGGGCGCTTTGGGGATCACTGGCGCGGGATACATCGTGTGCGCGATTCTCAGCGGCGTCTTGCTGGCCTGGTATATCAATTCCGCCGCAAAGATTTCGCAAGCCATGTTGCTGGATCTGCGCCAGCAGGTCTTCCGCCATACCCAGCGGCTCAGTCTTGAATTCCATGAGAATTACACATCGGGACGCATTATTTCCCGCCAGACTTCTGATCTGGAAACCCTGCGGGAATTGTTGGACCAGGGCGTCTCGGAATTGGCGTCCTCCTGCGTCTTCATCGTCTTCACGCTGATTTCGATTTTCCTGCTGGACTGGCAAAGCGGACTCGTGGTCTGCATCGCCGCCGTTCCGGTAGCCATCCTGTTCTTCTGGTACCAGCGCCGTTCCGAGGTCTTGTACCGTGAATCCCGTGTCGTTTCCGCCAAGGTCATCTCGACATTCGTGGAAACCATGACCGGTATCCGCGCAGTGAAGGCCTTTCGCCGCGAACGTGCCAATGATGAAAACTACCAAGGCATCGCTGAGAAGTACCGTGATAATTCGGTACGCTCTTTCAACCTCTTTGGCATCTTGCAGCCAGGCCTGGTCCTGATTGGCAACCTTGCGGTCGCGGCGCTTCTTGCCTACGGCGGATTCCGCATCATGAACGGCTCCATGGAAGTCGGTGCCATGGTGGCCATCCTCCTGGCTTCCAAGCGGCTCTTCCAACCCGTTGAGCACATTGCGATGTTCTACTCGTCTTTGCAGTCCGCAACTGCAGCCTTGGAAAAGGTCTCAGGACTCCTGGAAGAAGAACCCACCGTGCTTGAGCCAGAACATCCCAAGAGCATTCGCAAGGTGTCCGGCGATCTGCAGTTCAAGGATGCGGTCTTCGGCTACGGTGACGGCCCCATCATCATGGAGGAATTCGATCTGCACATTCCAGCGGGTCAGACCGTTGCTGTTGTGGGTCAAACCGGTGCCGGCAAATCTACGCTCGCCAAGCTGATTGCGCGCTTCTACGACCTGCGATCGGGCACATTGAATCTGGATTCAGTGCCGATCAAGGAGCTGTCGAATAAGGAACTGCGCCAGCATGTGGTCATGGTGACCCAGGAAGCATTCCTGTTCTCCGGGTCAGTAGCCGAAAATATCGCCCTGGGCCGGCCTGGTGCTTCGATGGAGGACATCCACGCCGCGGCACTAGCGGTGGGCGCCCACGAGTTCATCCTGGATCTTCCCGAGGGCTACGACACCGATGTGAATAAGCGCGGCGGACGCGTCTCGGCAGGACAACGACAGCTGATCTCCTTTGCCCGCGCCTTCTTGGCAGATCCCGCGGTCTTGATCCTGGATGAAGCGACCAGCTCCCTTGATATCCCTTCGGAGCGTGCGGTTCAGCGCGGCCTGCAGACGTTGCTTGGCAATCGCACGGCGCTGATCATCGCCCACCGCCTCTCGACGGTTCAAATCGCTGACCGCGTCCTGGTAGTCCACGATGGCAAGATCGCAGAGGATGGCACCCCGCAGCAGTTGATTGCCGATAATGGCCATTTCGCCGCCTTGCACAAGGCGTGGACGGATTCGCTGGTCTAG